Within the Acinetobacter radioresistens DSM 6976 = NBRC 102413 = CIP 103788 genome, the region CACCGCTCCAATCTGGTGGGTATGGGAGTGTTACCTTTACAGTTCATGCCAGATGAAAGCAGGACTTCACTCAATATTAATGGTGATGAAATTCTGTCAATTCATGGTTTATCTGATGACTTGTCGCCGCAGCAGATACTAAGGGTAGAGCTGAAACAACCTGATGGAACGCAGTCAAGTTTTAAGGTTCTGTGCCGTATCGATACTGTTAATGAGGTCGAATATTTTAAGGCCGGTGGCATTCTCCATTATGTGCTTCGGCATTTGATTGCTTCCTGAAGAGTAGTTGCCTGAGCTTCATATCATTTGTATGGTTCAGACAGCAGAATTTTTTTGGATCTTATGAGCTGTCACACTGAGGTCATTCCCGTTAAAATAGAGTGATCTGTAATATTTTCATGGAATGTAATGACTGAACTTCTCCAAAACGATGAATATGAGCGCCGATTTGCGGGTGTGGCCAAAATCTATGGAGATGAGGCATTTAATTACTATGAACACAGTCATGTTATGGTGATTGGAATCGGCGGTGTAGGTTCTTGGGCAGTAGAAGCTTTGGCCCGTTCCGGCATAGGTGAATTGACATTGGTCGATATGGATGTGGTAGCTGCATCTAATATTAATCGACAGTTACCTGCTATGACCGCTACCTTGGGACAGGAAAAAATTGCTGTCATGGCTGAACGTTGCTATTCCATTAATCCCAGAATTAAGGTCAACCTGGTTGATGACTACCTGTCTTCAGACAATGTAAAAGAGATACTTGCCATGGCGCCTGATCTGGTACTGGACTGTATT harbors:
- a CDS encoding tRNA threonylcarbamoyladenosine dehydratase is translated as MTELLQNDEYERRFAGVAKIYGDEAFNYYEHSHVMVIGIGGVGSWAVEALARSGIGELTLVDMDVVAASNINRQLPAMTATLGQEKIAVMAERCYSINPRIKVNLVDDYLSSDNVKEILAMAPDLVLDCIDDVKAKLALMLHCRFNKIPLIVSGGAGGKLDPLKIRVADLSKTEQDPMLAKLRTQLRSKGICKKPKEKFGITCIYSIDNPFSSSEVCASAGLRCGGYGSAVVVTSSFAMVAVAEVLRKLEAIKAKQ